The Longimicrobiaceae bacterium genome window below encodes:
- a CDS encoding TonB-dependent receptor, giving the protein MTKPLFAIAVALVCASAPLAAQDTVPPAGPPARTVSVHGRVLSGETGAPVRGATVRLGSALPARTTDSTGVFIYDVVPEGTYSVTVTHPSYGSRAGSAVLTGGGELEMELRINPNVVALSPLVARARAQPRVPYDRHALATGERLITREDMEKFPVGDGQDLANVLRATIPNLQVGFARQGSQLVGISFSYHGSHVTVFLDGMRLDASQLLYMGPPSMEGAEFYPHGTMNAATLSEGAKPVLVLHSRVH; this is encoded by the coding sequence ATGACCAAGCCATTGTTCGCCATCGCCGTCGCACTCGTCTGCGCATCCGCGCCGCTCGCCGCGCAGGACACCGTTCCGCCGGCCGGCCCTCCGGCACGCACCGTCTCCGTCCACGGTCGCGTGCTGAGCGGCGAGACGGGCGCGCCGGTGCGCGGCGCCACGGTGCGCCTGGGATCGGCGCTGCCGGCGCGGACCACGGACTCCACGGGCGTCTTCATCTACGACGTGGTGCCGGAGGGCACGTACTCCGTGACCGTCACGCACCCCAGCTACGGCAGCCGCGCCGGCTCGGCCGTGCTGACGGGCGGCGGCGAGCTGGAGATGGAGCTGCGGATCAATCCCAACGTGGTCGCGCTGTCGCCGCTGGTCGCGCGCGCACGTGCGCAGCCCCGCGTGCCGTACGACCGCCACGCGCTGGCGACCGGCGAGCGGTTGATCACACGCGAGGACATGGAGAAGTTTCCCGTTGGGGACGGGCAGGACCTGGCGAACGTGCTGCGCGCTACGATCCCGAATCTTCAGGTCGGCTTCGCGCGCCAGGGCAGCCAGCTGGTCGGCATCAGCTTCTCGTACCACGGCAGCCACGTGACGGTGTTCCTGGACGGCATGCGCTTGGACGCCTCCCAGCTCCTCTACATGGGCCCTCCCAGCATGGAGGGCGCGGAATTCTACCCGCACGGCACCATGAACGCGGCCACGCTCAGCGAAGGGGCGAAGCCCGTGCTCGTGCTCCACAGCCGCGTGCACTGA